From Chaetodon trifascialis isolate fChaTrf1 chromosome 1, fChaTrf1.hap1, whole genome shotgun sequence, one genomic window encodes:
- the mespaa gene encoding mesoderm posterior aa: MDVSYCSPLQLQDNALLFDCESLLDKSYDPLAYDPTSDPGYFSAGSSLSPTSSVDSFCFSPTSLQMAGNEPNSLDCFVFKSPAAPRLTHDTQNLPCSRSSATMSTTKKSRSRYPGKKRQTASEREKLRMRDLTKAMHHLRTYLPPSVAPAGQTLTKIETLRLTIRYISYLSAQLGISEEVLEQKRSSGFEEQPQTLSQYLGQPTVSCSQQESDYNTMSTSQLSSLQPLYQVSSGDYFTSEQYWMTQQQLQNVAFTGQC, translated from the exons ATGGACGTGTCCTactgctctcctctccagctccaggaCAACGCTCTCCTGTTTGACTGCGAGTCCCTGCTGGACAAGTCTTATGATCCTCTGGCCTATGATCCAACCTCGGACCCTGGTTACTTCAGCGCTGGTAGCAGCCTGTCTCCCACCTCTTCTGTGGACTCCTTCTGCttctcccccacctccctccagATGGCTGGAAACGAACCAAACTCTTTGGACTGTTTCGTCTTCAAGAGCCCTGCAGCACCTCGTCTGACCCACGATACACAGAACCTGCCCTGCTCCAGATCCTCCGCAACCATGTCCACCACAAAGAAATCCAGGTCCAGGTATCCAGGCAAGAAGCGCCAGACAGCCAGTGagagggagaagctgaggaTGAGGGATTTGACCAAGGCCATGCATCACCTGAGAACATACCTGCCACCCTCAGTGGCACCAGCTGGTCAGACCCTAACGAAGATCGAGACGCTGCGCCTCACCATCCGCTACATCTCCTACCTGTCGGCTCAGCTGGGCATCAGCGAGGAGGTGTTGGAGCAGAAGAGATCCTCAGGCTTTGAGGAGCAGCCCCAAACCCTCAGCCAGTACCTGGGTCAGCCAACAGTCAGCTGCAGCCAACAAGAATCAGACTATAACACCATGAGCACATCCcagctgtcctctctgcagccctTATATCAG gTTTCTAGTGGAGATTATTTCACCAGCGAGCAGTACTGgatgacacagcagcagctacaaAATGTTGCCTTCACTGGACAGTGCTGA